Within Bactrocera oleae isolate idBacOlea1 chromosome 6, idBacOlea1, whole genome shotgun sequence, the genomic segment GGCAAACGAGGACCATTAGGAGTATTCACTCAGCAGTTAAAATGTAATAAGATCATGCTTCTAATGGATATACTTGGATCTGTCGAGCTTTCCCATCAACTATCAATATGGTTTTGATCATGATCACCCACAGAGCAAAGTGAGGAGCATTAACTCGTGTGCTAATATCTTAGGTTGTTGCCCGAATTAGGGTTCTCAATGTTGTTGTCGATATTTTTTAGTGATCTCTTCAATTTTGGACAATGACATTATGGTGAATATTAGGTGGCTGTATGTGCAGGGAGTACTTCATATTATGTTAGTGGAGTTGGAACGAATTGTCGGGATGTGGCTGAAGTATGGTTAGGGATGTGCTGTTAAGCTAGTTGATTGTTAAATGTCATAGTCGGAGAGTTAAAAGGAAAATAAAGTTTGCCACTTTTAGGTTAACTGCATTGATAAGATAACGGGACACTGCAATATAGACATCAAACTGAAAGTGTCTAGTGTCTGGTTATATCTGCTTCTATGGTaaatttgtcaggtaatgatcgcaggaataagatttttgataattttgattttttaagccactctaaagtgtaagttttttcaaatcaaatctTTCGATCATTACCTATATTCATCTATGGTCATTATAAATAGATTTGATTTTCggacaccttttttcggaggtcctgttgttgttgttgttgtaacggccATCTAATCCGCGCTTGAGTGGTAAGGTTCAATTTGGTTGCTGTCgaagtcatctaacggaagggccaagaaacgagctgtttcgacgggatCGGAACATAGGGAGaaaggtgttagatgagtggcgTTCGTTGGGCATggaaagaggtggttagtgtcacgcagagactcattgcatgctggACATATATTTAGTATGCCGGAGTTGATTCtagataggtaggagtttaacctggtTGTCGTAGCAACTTGAGCTCTTCAGAGAGTTTACGAGTATATTCCTTAACCGGGAGCATACGGGCTTTGCTCTGTAGGTTTCGAATGTAGACACCAAGAGGCATCctgtgatagtccggagtgcattTTTCTGACATGACTGAAGATTCTTCGactgcgttgcactacatccaggcgaccacaTCGGTGCGGCCTAGTTTGTGCCCGGCCGATTCCCaaaacagccggttctacgttaccggaattgagcCAGATTTTAACCGACCAAGCGTttggattttatttaaaaaaacgcgtttttttctgacttgcaagtgaatATAACAGTATTTTTACGATATTTAAATTAGTTGCGATCATCCCTCaattatataccataaatacatacatatgttttatgaAAGTTTATTAAAAGCGTTAAAAATTAGAGTAAAAATCACAATCATCTGTATATAACATAGTGATACTAcataacacaaaataaatcaacaattttttaaacaacaaataaataaataaatataacaattattgcaaatcatacatacatatgtaaatggtatcataagtacaaaatataattttaacaaataaataattagcctttttataaacatttttgttgaaAGATGTCTTTGGTTTTAGTTGCCGAGATTTACTGTTAGCATAGTTTATGCTTATAATACGATTTagcatatgtataagtataatatacttgtatagtaataataataggCAACAAAGCATTGTTTTATAAAGCACTTCGTTTTCACTaatataattcataattttatatattcacaaattttatatttttttgcttagtaaaataattatgttataAGAACTAAAGGCAGCCACTTAATTGCGTCAATTAGCAAGTTTACGCTctataaattttacataaaatatttacataaaaataacttGCTAATTGACTGagctttatataaaatatttatttagcgaAAATTTGCTAATTAACTCAATTAAGTGGCTGTCTGAACGGCTTATAAACAATTCCATttattgtaaacatttttaacagAACTAAAATTATTGAATGAATTGACTAGAATGTTAAATGAGTTGCATGGCTGTTTGCTTTTAAAagcttaattataaaattattattaaattttgattttagagTATTATAATTACGTGTTTGATTATTATAATTCCATATTTAAGTATTATAATTCCATACTTAAGTATTATAATTCTATATTTgggtattatattatttttgctttagttGTATAAATGTTTGATGttagtatatgtaaatgtataaattttatgcTATTTTGCCTCAGCTGTTAAAGTTCAGCCagcatttttaattgtttaaagtatgtacctaaatattttttatatgaaaaatgagTATGTAGCATTTCAAAAGGTACCGGTATTACTAAGCATTATGAACACACAACTACGAAAgcacgtttttgtttacaaacaacTGCATAGGGTTGCCAACAGTACTTTAGTAGTTATTTTAAAcgtcaaaaattttgaataatatttaaattatttatataacaaaagtAGTTTAAATCACGACATAATCTTATTTTACgttcaatataatatttgtttttaacaaaacaatcAAATAGGAAACAGCGTTATATTTAATAGTTAAGGCAAGTGTACATTTGTGCATTACTTAGTGCTTTTTGGTTGTCATTTCAGTTGATTCAATGTCTTTATTAATGTACTTAAATTAGTATTTTCTCTAATTTTCTACTTATTTactatgtttttatataaattatagataATATTTGGTTTAAATGACTAGTCACCGAAACTTAGCAGCTGGAGAATATATCTTTTTTCACTtaataacttaaatatattgCAGCCAAGTATTTAATTATGTGGTATTTGAGTATTTATATTCACATTTTAAAGCTTCCAATCATAAAGCACATTATTGTATAGCACATACTGCAGATGAGCCTGAATATTGATTATTTAAGCGTCTTTTCATGCCCTCCAAATAAATATCACGATGGAATAGACCAGCCGCCAATGGAATACTGCAAGGTGAATGTgtacaaattaataatataaatgtaacaaaaaaatacattaacttcggctgctccgaagctataatacccttcacaggtgcatttcttacagcataaacgggtataaaaagatatttacatTGTTGTAATTGTAGCGCCAGAATTAtatcgagttgacagtccttaaCCGGATAATAATCCGGGTCAGTTCCgtttacgtagacccgactgtcgtggaaacggattttatcttaattttgagcggtcagtttgtatgacagctatttgttatagtgatccgatctgatcAATATATTCAAAGAttttagcgttgccttggacaataatcaataccaaatttcgggaagatatcttctcaaattaaaaagttttccatacgaggacttgattttgatcgatcagtttgtatggcaactatatgcaatagtgatccgatctgatcAATATTCTCAGAGAttttagcgttgccttggacaataatcaatgccaaatttcgggaaaatattttctcaaataaacaagttttccatacacggAATTGATTTTgttcgattagtttgtatggtcgCTATAtccaatagtggtccgatttcggtaattccgacaaataagcagcttcttgaggagaaagacatgttcaaaatttcaacgatatatacaaacagacaaacggacatggatAAATTTACTTAGCTTTTcatgccgatcatttatatatatactttatacgtTTTACGACGCTTCCGTCCGGGTGTTAtatacttcgtggcaaacttaatatactctgctcAAGGTATaatgaacaataaaaattaacaaaaaaaaaaaaaattaaacttacgAATCGCTGCCCGCGCGAATCTGGGTTTTAAACAACGCCCAGACCGGTTTGTGGTCCGAAGTGGTAATAGATGGCACAGAATCATACAGCAAGCACTGCACATATGGCTGCGGAGCATTTGCACCTGGCGTTAGCGTGCTGCCACGACGTATACCCAAACCCTGTGACTGCCTATACTTATAGAGAATGCGATCGGTGTATGCGGGAGCGCGTTGTTTGGATGATGTATCGAAATGTTGGGTGCCCGGATCATactaaaatttacaacaaacaaaAGAAGTATAACGTTTACAGACAAAATTGTCATGAAATTTGTAAGTTATTGAAACACACCTTATATGTTGGTGGAAATGTTATATTTGCTTCCATAAAGCCACGAAAAGCAGCGCCGTCTGACAAAACCGAGGACAACTGATCGGTATGCATATAGCCGTGTGGCAAGTGTGAGGGTAGCGGAAATTTCGTATTTTGAATCCATTCCAAGAGTTTTTCACGCGGTTCGCCAAGACGAAAATTGAGATCACCACACCAAAATACATTATCGAAATTCTGCGTTACATCCTTATTTTTATGacgtaaatttaaattttttggcaaatcAAGCGCATGTATGATGCGTTTCACATCGGAAACACGTTCTTTGACTTTCTGCTGATGAGCGGTCAAATGTGATGTAACGAATAGCATTGATGTGCCGAATATACAAAAAGATATAGCGACGGCACCTTTCGTACGAAAAGCTGTACCGGTGCGCACCGAAAAGGAGGCATCCTCTGGCGCTGAGCAATACCAAATAAGATCTCTACGCATGTAAATAGCCAAATGCAGTGTGCCCAAGTTAGTTGAATAAAAAAGCACGTGCGATGGTCCTAGGGTCTCTTGTATGGTCACTTCCCACTCGAAACGATCGGGACTGGATTCTTGCGTGCCCATTGCAACAACATCGGGCACATGCTCCACGGTTAATGGCAGTACAAAGTCATTCATTTGCCTGGAATTGAAAGGTGTGCGAGAAAACTTTGATaattacttgtatttattttgaaaagttattTCTATTACTTTGGCGGATTTTGTCCATTCATATTCCATGTGCCCACGAAGATCGTAATTTCTTTATTTGGCAAAATGCGGTCTAATTCCGCGGGTCCCAGTAATGCTGAAGATCCCATATGTCCCTCCATGAAACTcctgtttaaattttattacaaaaataatattatgaacgattaaagtattaaattttttgcctAAAACAGTATTGTGTTAATTGGGAATTACCTTTCTCGTGCTTTATCCGTTGGTATTAGGCTTAAAACTTGAGCACTTAGTAGCGCACGTCGCGCTAAACCTACTTGACTGGACTGCAATCGttgcatttgtatattttcatgTGAACTAAAACGCACATTTTGTGCTTCGTGCGTTTCTAATTCCCTCGCTATGTCCGGCTGGATGGCAATATTTGGCGAAGACATGTGTTGTGGTGTTGTTGCCCGTTTTATGGTGTTGGCTGGCGCATCGTTTAATTTAGGCACTAACGATGGTAACTCTTTACCTGGTGGATATAGTTTCAGTCGTAGTCGTGAACGGCACGCCGAAACTGCTAATGGACGTATTGGACCGCTACATTTTGCGCCATCATTACTTGTTGTTGGCACTTGTTCACTTTGGCCACTTTTTAGTGATACATTTGACGGACTGCTATGCGAAGATGTAAACATCACCTTAGCCGTAACGGGAGATTCTGGTGCACTGGAACATTCCGTTAAATTCACTCTTGCTATGTTATTTGTCAAATTAGCATCACCTTTTGGCAATTGCATGGACGAATTTTCATCGGACGACTGTAGGGAAACCGATGTATTATCTATAAAACTCCAACATAACGTTTGGCTATCACGTTTGAGCGTATTGGCTGGATCCGGTATTGAGTTGTAACGCACTGTCACTGGCGGTGTCATGGGTTTCTTTTCTGCTTTGCAACATAAACTAAATTGGTGGCTAAAACGATTATGATTTGGGGAACGATATTTAGCTGCCTTTCGCAGCACTACTTCTGCAGCGCCACTATCGCTTTGTGAGCCATCAGTGCTACGCCTACGCGCGTGTGAGTTTGAGTTTAGAGCGTTACTGTTATATGGTTGTCCTAGATAATTGCCACCAGCTGGTAGCGTTTTACTCTTGGTTTTTGAGGCATCACTATTATTTTTTAGAccattttgtttttgcggcgAAATGGGTGAACGTTGACGCTCAGCTGAACACTTGGCGAAGGTCACATCATGACTAGTGTTATCAAAGTAGTTTGCACATGCGGATGATGGACGCAAATAGTCCGTTGATTTGTTATGTTTCTTTGATTCACCATCTCTTGGATGTGGCTCTATTTTACTGGAACGTTTTGTTAAAAATCCCAATATAGATAAGTGTTTGTGGGGTAAACGTGGACTAGAGTTAGCGCTTTCGATGCGCTCTTCACTATTGCATTTTTgcattgttaatatttcagttatatatttgtgaaatttgATTTAACGTTacaccacgtttaaattcatagcatttttgtaatttatatccATAACCCCTTTTATTCTTTGTGCATTAGATAAAGATATAAATTAAGATTATCACTTAAACGCTTAATTATCATTCAATCAAGGCAATCCATTCGGGGAGGAACAAACGAAAagcatacatgtgtgtatatttgcaaTGTATtctgtatttatattaattcgGATTTCTTAAGCTAATTGACgctttaaatacttatatgtttatatacatatgtatgtatatgtttaggTAAGTAAATTTTGCATCCAGTCCAAAGTTGTTTCGCTTCCTCAATAGCCAaaattacttgtatatacgcACATTTgttcatttataatatattttatgcatttataaTTCTTCTTATTTTGTGTACCAATActttttaactattatttataCCGCCAGCGCTAAATATCAGCAATTTCGGTGGACCCAGAAGTCCATCTTTTAAAACGTGCCATTAGAAAATCAATACCATTTTATATAGTATTCGATAATAGTTTGGAATCAATTAAAGCTTCCAAATCTTAATTATACACTTGCTCCTATCATCCTTTTGCTGCTAGAAGTAGAACATATACTTTCGGTATTATAAATCGATCGAAAtcatatattcttttatttctttcggctataaattttaattacattttgtactttttttatataagctCACAACATCCGTATCACTTTGACAGCAACTTTCTATGGTTgccaatattttatacttaattttataaagttgccacaatttttttttaattcaccaCTTTTTGTTGTGGTGCTTTTCCCAATTGAATATCTGATTTATGTCAGCAAAGTGTCATCGCATGAAACTTCATAATTAACTATCCCGGAAGCCACCGCTCGGTTAAATACCCAACAGCGCTACCATCGATTtctgttaaattttatatgaatttttaaggCCTAATTAATAATTCCGAATAAAACTCTTGTATACGTGTGTATTGGAGTTTCGATTGCCGTGACTAGCTGCGCATAAACCTTTTTAAATGACAAACATCACACAAGTGATTATTGTGAATACCAATAAgttatttaataagaaaatcTGGTTACTCTTTAAGTTTTGACATTATTTTGATTATGGTTgccaagaaaataatttattaaaaagccGTGTGAGTGGACAAAACTTTAAAACTGAAACTTTAATTAGAGTAGGTTCTGTTgtgaaatttatacaaaactGAAAGTAATGGGCCCAccaaagaaatcaaaaaaggaCAGATTTGCCGGGGATAAATTTGGTAAGAGaaggaatatattaaatataatatgtttttaatgCCTCTTCCTTTTCAGGGAAGAAACGTCGTGCTGAAGATGAAGCTTTCACTCAATTGGTGGAAGATGGGGATTCCTTGGCTTCTGATGGTGTTACTGAATTAGATGGAGTGCCAGTGGCTGCTTCTAAAAATGTTGAAACAAACGATGATGGTATTATGACAGACGAATATGGAGCCAAGGATTATCGTGCACAAATGGAACTGAAGGCTGATCACACAAATCGACCATTATGGGTTGCGCCAAATGGGCATGTGTTCTTGGAATCATTTTCCCCAGTTTATAAACATGCACATGACTTCCTAATAGCCATTTCCGAGCCTGTGTGTCGACCAGAACATATACATGAGTATAAATTAACAGCTTACAGTTTGTATGCCGCGGTGTCAGTGGGATTACAAACACATGATATAATTGAATATCTCAAGCGTTTGAGTAAAACATCAATTCCGGAAGGTATTATTGAGTTTATTAAACTATGTACATTATCCTATGGAAAAGTTAAACTGGTGCTAAAACACAACAGGTAAGTCACtatttaaagcaaattatttaacatggaaaaattaataatacattaaatataGGTATTTTATTGAATCACCACATCCAGATATATtgcaaaaactattaaaagatCCAGTAATACAACAATGTCGTTTGAAGCGCGAAGAAG encodes:
- the INPP5E gene encoding inositol polyphosphate 5-phosphatase E, translating into MQKCNSEERIESANSSPRLPHKHLSILGFLTKRSSKIEPHPRDGESKKHNKSTDYLRPSSACANYFDNTSHDVTFAKCSAERQRSPISPQKQNGLKNNSDASKTKSKTLPAGGNYLGQPYNSNALNSNSHARRRSTDGSQSDSGAAEVVLRKAAKYRSPNHNRFSHQFSLCCKAEKKPMTPPVTVRYNSIPDPANTLKRDSQTLCWSFIDNTSVSLQSSDENSSMQLPKGDANLTNNIARVNLTECSSAPESPVTAKVMFTSSHSSPSNVSLKSGQSEQVPTTSNDGAKCSGPIRPLAVSACRSRLRLKLYPPGKELPSLVPKLNDAPANTIKRATTPQHMSSPNIAIQPDIARELETHEAQNVRFSSHENIQMQRLQSSQVGLARRALLSAQVLSLIPTDKARERSFMEGHMGSSALLGPAELDRILPNKEITIFVGTWNMNGQNPPKQMNDFVLPLTVEHVPDVVAMGTQESSPDRFEWEVTIQETLGPSHVLFYSTNLGTLHLAIYMRRDLIWYCSAPEDASFSVRTGTAFRTKGAVAISFCIFGTSMLFVTSHLTAHQQKVKERVSDVKRIIHALDLPKNLNLRHKNKDVTQNFDNVFWCGDLNFRLGEPREKLLEWIQNTKFPLPSHLPHGYMHTDQLSSVLSDGAAFRGFMEANITFPPTYKYDPGTQHFDTSSKQRAPAYTDRILYKYRQSQGLGIRRGSTLTPGANAPQPYVQCLLYDSVPSITTSDHKPVWALFKTQIRAGSDSIPLAAGLFHRDIYLEGMKRRLNNQYSGSSAVCAIQ